One genomic window of Candidatus Nitrospira inopinata includes the following:
- a CDS encoding TolC family protein, protein MTHPIRFLLSVITVLGMALATGERHVAHAADQTAQLSLALPDLIPEALARNPELVAARKQWEAATNRITQARSLDDPTLSVHLWNFPQTFNVTRADNSIFGLSQNFPFPGKLALKGEIASRSAEMTEQVLHGKERELVARLKQAYYDLFLAHKAIQIHHEQVELLRQFVEIANAKFRTGKGSQADVLKAQVELSVLHQQLPVLEQRRETAAAQLNTLLDRDPLSPLGIPQEPSPTPIDTTIDDLHRLALNARPELKAAELAVQHGEQSRALAQRQYYPDFNVAFQRFQNFQANDGFGAYVAMTIPFAFWTKPKYDAGVQEATASVAAARAQRHQLENLTRFQVNDLLARVRASEQVARLYHTTILPQAVQNLEAARAGYRVGKGGFLDLIDTQRAWRGYQHEYYRALVEREHRLAELEQVIGTDLNGNS, encoded by the coding sequence ATGACTCATCCAATTCGATTTTTGTTGTCGGTCATAACAGTTTTAGGCATGGCCTTGGCGACAGGCGAACGCCATGTCGCCCATGCTGCCGATCAGACGGCGCAGCTGTCATTGGCGTTACCGGATCTGATCCCGGAAGCCTTGGCCAGAAATCCAGAACTTGTGGCGGCGCGCAAGCAATGGGAGGCGGCCACGAATCGAATTACCCAGGCTCGGTCGCTAGACGACCCCACCCTGTCAGTCCACTTGTGGAATTTCCCGCAGACCTTCAATGTCACGCGGGCGGACAACAGCATCTTCGGTCTTTCACAGAATTTCCCGTTCCCCGGCAAACTGGCTCTGAAGGGTGAAATAGCGAGTCGGTCGGCCGAGATGACCGAACAGGTGTTGCATGGGAAAGAAAGGGAGCTGGTTGCCCGCCTCAAGCAGGCCTACTACGACCTGTTTCTCGCGCACAAGGCGATCCAGATTCATCATGAACAGGTCGAATTGCTCAGGCAGTTCGTCGAGATTGCAAACGCGAAGTTTCGGACTGGAAAGGGATCGCAGGCTGATGTGCTCAAGGCTCAGGTCGAGCTGTCTGTATTGCACCAGCAACTGCCCGTCCTGGAACAGCGTCGCGAGACGGCCGCAGCGCAACTGAACACGCTCCTGGACAGGGACCCCCTATCGCCCTTGGGCATTCCTCAAGAGCCCTCTCCGACGCCGATCGATACCACCATCGACGACCTGCACCGTCTTGCACTGAATGCCAGACCGGAGTTGAAAGCCGCCGAACTGGCGGTCCAACACGGCGAACAGTCCCGCGCGCTCGCCCAGCGTCAGTACTACCCGGACTTCAACGTGGCGTTTCAGCGTTTCCAGAATTTTCAAGCCAACGATGGATTTGGCGCCTATGTGGCGATGACCATTCCCTTCGCATTCTGGACGAAGCCGAAGTATGACGCAGGCGTCCAAGAAGCCACAGCGTCCGTTGCAGCTGCGCGCGCACAACGGCACCAGCTGGAAAACCTGACGCGTTTTCAAGTCAACGACCTCTTGGCCAGGGTCCGGGCGAGCGAACAGGTGGCGAGGTTGTATCACACCACGATCCTGCCCCAGGCCGTACAGAACCTTGAAGCAGCACGGGCGGGATATCGTGTGGGAAAGGGAGGGTTTCTGGATCTTATTGATACGCAGCGGGCTTGGCGAGGATATCAGCATGAGTACTACCGAGCGCTGGTCGAGCGGGAGCACCGACTCGCGGAACTCGAACAGGTGATCGGAACCGACCTGAATGGAAACAGCTAA
- a CDS encoding carboxymuconolactone decarboxylase family protein — protein MIQETNTANGLFAELRKLSPVVTGGLLRMRQQTYRDGAVATKYKLLTAMTISIAIRCEPCIQAYVRMAYRQGITQEELVEFLEVAMTMQGCPGEEWALKAYAAYKDCVDGQRGSETSACCKNDDRNQTDEEGAS, from the coding sequence ATGATTCAGGAGACGAATACTGCGAACGGTCTGTTTGCCGAACTGCGGAAGCTGAGTCCTGTGGTTACCGGAGGGCTGTTGCGCATGCGGCAACAGACGTATCGGGATGGAGCCGTGGCCACCAAGTACAAACTGCTCACTGCCATGACGATTTCCATCGCGATTCGTTGCGAACCTTGCATTCAAGCCTACGTGCGGATGGCCTACCGGCAGGGCATCACCCAGGAAGAATTGGTTGAATTCCTCGAAGTCGCGATGACGATGCAAGGTTGTCCTGGTGAGGAATGGGCTCTCAAGGCCTACGCGGCGTATAAAGACTGTGTAGATGGTCAGAGAGGCTCAGAGACATCCGCTTGTTGTAAGAATGACGATAGGAACCAGACTGATGAGGAAGGAGCCTCATGA
- a CDS encoding heavy-metal-associated domain-containing protein, which translates to MWRLVHTMIVIGVVTVSLAGFQGLVAGGQSQQTVTLQIDGMTCGGCVKDVKAALAKVPGVSEVGLSTGKKWIVFPDYSDAHASVTFDPQKTNVDTLMRAVEAAGNPLSKYRAQLRDK; encoded by the coding sequence ATGTGGAGACTCGTTCACACGATGATCGTGATCGGTGTTGTGACCGTGAGCCTGGCTGGTTTCCAGGGACTTGTGGCTGGAGGCCAAAGCCAGCAGACAGTCACTTTGCAGATTGACGGGATGACCTGCGGGGGGTGCGTCAAGGATGTCAAAGCCGCCCTAGCCAAAGTGCCTGGCGTCAGCGAGGTAGGACTCAGCACGGGAAAAAAGTGGATCGTGTTCCCCGATTATTCTGATGCCCACGCGTCAGTGACGTTTGATCCACAGAAGACAAACGTGGACACGTTGATGAGGGCCGTCGAGGCGGCTGGCAACCCGTTGTCGAAATACAGGGCTCAGTTGAGGGATAAATAG
- a CDS encoding mercuric transporter MerT family protein, translating into MMVMRPNQERASGSKPPSGSVTILSIGGLSAASLASVCCIGPLVFAALGVGVGATGFLADTAGVLKGLLPYRSAFIGLTILLLGIGFYLAYRKPNSALCAPGEVCAQGYPNGGNRTWLWIMASLALVLVLAPYWLGL; encoded by the coding sequence ATGATGGTCATGCGTCCGAATCAGGAACGCGCTTCCGGGTCCAAACCGCCAAGCGGCTCCGTGACGATACTCTCGATTGGTGGATTGAGCGCAGCGTCGCTGGCTTCTGTGTGCTGTATTGGACCGCTGGTCTTCGCGGCGCTTGGTGTGGGAGTCGGGGCTACGGGTTTCTTAGCCGATACGGCTGGAGTCTTGAAGGGACTCTTGCCGTATCGATCGGCCTTCATCGGCCTGACGATACTTCTGTTGGGCATCGGCTTTTATCTTGCTTATAGGAAGCCGAACTCAGCGTTATGTGCGCCAGGGGAAGTGTGCGCTCAAGGGTATCCGAACGGTGGGAATAGGACATGGCTTTGGATCATGGCCTCATTGGCACTGGTGTTGGTTCTAGCGCCGTATTGGTTGGGCCTATGA
- a CDS encoding heavy metal-responsive transcriptional regulator has translation MALELTIGQLAKMASVNAQTVRYYERRNLLQPTDRKASGYRVYSDEALRRLRFIKNAQALGFTLREVTDLLNLRVSSVARCGTIQVKAQAKLRQVEAKTRDLLALSRALKSLIRTCRAGEPTDRCPILNRLDKEIGGQVGRKTRR, from the coding sequence ATGGCCTTGGAACTGACGATCGGACAACTTGCCAAGATGGCGAGCGTGAACGCGCAGACCGTTCGCTACTATGAGCGCCGCAACCTACTCCAGCCGACAGACCGTAAAGCGTCTGGATACCGAGTGTACTCTGACGAGGCGTTGAGGCGACTGCGCTTCATCAAGAATGCGCAGGCGTTGGGCTTTACCCTTCGCGAGGTCACTGACTTACTGAATCTCCGGGTCAGCTCAGTCGCACGGTGTGGGACCATTCAGGTAAAGGCACAGGCAAAGCTCAGACAGGTGGAGGCGAAGACACGGGATCTACTGGCGCTCTCGCGGGCGCTCAAAAGCTTGATCCGCACGTGCCGAGCTGGAGAGCCGACCGATCGCTGCCCGATTCTTAATAGACTGGATAAGGAAATAGGAGGGCAGGTAGGGCGCAAAACAAGGAGATGA
- a CDS encoding JAB domain-containing protein, whose amino-acid sequence MARQSVNRLSVPQFIPRYRVTLVPEGGHTAPCGLLRDSAAAAAALRPCFVGLDREQFLVCCLDAKNVSIGVNIVSIGSLTLSIVHPREVFKPAILLNACAIIAVHNHPSGDPTPSVEDRTLTTRLREAGDLLGIRLLDHLILGDDRLYSFADQGWPL is encoded by the coding sequence ATGGCCAGACAATCCGTCAACCGACTTTCCGTTCCACAGTTCATTCCACGCTACCGGGTCACGCTCGTACCTGAGGGTGGTCACACCGCTCCCTGCGGTCTTCTTCGCGATTCTGCTGCGGCGGCCGCAGCGCTACGTCCATGCTTTGTAGGTCTCGATCGCGAGCAGTTCCTCGTCTGTTGTCTCGATGCCAAGAATGTCAGCATCGGCGTGAATATCGTCTCGATCGGCTCGCTCACTCTCAGCATTGTGCATCCGCGTGAAGTCTTCAAACCGGCGATCCTCTTGAATGCCTGCGCGATCATTGCCGTGCACAACCACCCTTCCGGCGATCCCACGCCGAGCGTCGAGGATCGGACGCTCACCACACGACTGCGGGAAGCTGGAGACTTACTGGGGATCAGGCTACTCGACCATCTCATTCTCGGTGACGACCGTCTCTATAGTTTTGCGGATCAAGGCTGGCCGCTGTGA
- a CDS encoding TrbC/VirB2 family protein: MAAASWLLGVVILLESDPAWAQITKVNTVMQNVQTVLTSVAVTLFTVAIMWAGFKMAFSHAQWSDVSNVVIGGILVGGAAGIAAWLIN; this comes from the coding sequence ATGGCGGCCGCCTCTTGGCTGCTCGGGGTGGTCATCCTGTTGGAATCGGACCCGGCCTGGGCCCAGATCACCAAGGTGAACACCGTGATGCAGAACGTGCAAACGGTCCTGACGAGTGTGGCGGTGACGCTCTTTACCGTCGCCATCATGTGGGCGGGGTTCAAGATGGCCTTCAGCCATGCCCAATGGTCCGACGTGAGTAACGTCGTGATCGGCGGCATCTTGGTGGGCGGCGCCGCGGGCATCGCGGCCTGGTTGATCAACTAA
- a CDS encoding VirB3 family type IV secretion system protein, whose protein sequence is MDGFRDPIFTGCTRPAMLGGVPLVPLILIGGLTLLMSVWLYYLVSGYVSLGLVLITIPIVLWMRQTTKMDDQRLRQMMMRARMRLRHGPSRATWGAISYGPLSWKTRRSS, encoded by the coding sequence ATGGACGGCTTTCGCGATCCCATCTTCACCGGTTGCACGAGGCCCGCGATGTTGGGCGGCGTGCCGCTCGTGCCGCTGATTCTGATCGGTGGCCTGACTCTGTTGATGTCGGTCTGGCTGTACTACCTCGTGAGCGGCTACGTCTCCCTGGGACTCGTGCTGATCACGATTCCCATTGTGCTCTGGATGCGCCAGACGACGAAAATGGACGATCAGCGCTTGCGCCAAATGATGATGCGGGCGCGGATGCGACTTCGGCACGGACCGAGCCGCGCGACGTGGGGCGCCATTTCCTATGGCCCCCTGTCATGGAAGACCAGACGTTCATCGTGA